The nucleotide sequence CGAGATTTACTATTTCCCCGGTTAGTCTTATAACCAGATGGTTTAGGTAAGGTATTCTGCCAGGTTTTCTTCCACCCAGGCAACGCAGTCTTCGGCAGAAGGAGATTTCCCTGCCCAATAGCTTACTCTTTCCAGCAGGTAGTTTTCATATTCGTCAGGTTCTAGGCCGAGGGCGGTTTTATCGGTTGTATATTGAGCTATAAGAGGTGCAACTGCAGCTTCTTTCCAGATCTCTACCTGTTCGGCAGAAAGCTCAATTACCTCTCTCCCTCCACCGAGTCCAAGAAAATAATCAATACCGGCTTTGTCGTAATAATCCCAAACCATACCGTGCTTTTCTATCCATTCCGAGCTTACATCAGAAATAATCTCCTGCAGGTCGTCCGGCAGGGAATTCCATTTAGTTTTATTAATAACCACAAACATCATGGTGGTATTGCCAACTTCATAGCAATCGGTTACATACTTAACCACTTCTGCCTGTTTCCAACCCTTCAAAACTTCCCTTGGTGTATAGCTCCCGTCTACAATTCCTCTAGCCATAAGTTCGTAGGCTTCCCCCTGGCTTACTCCATAGCCTTCCGCGCCCAGGGCTTTAACCACATTGGCGCCGATTCCGGTTGCGCGGATTACCATACCTTTCAGATCATCAAGGGTGCTGATTTTTTTCTGAGTGCTGATAATCACCCCCGGGCCATGGGCATGGAAATATAGCGGTTGAACATCTTTCAGCTCAGCCGGTTCAAATTCATTGTAATAGTCATTGGCTGCCATGGTAGCTACATAGCCGCTGGGATATCCATGAGGTAAGTCAACCAGTTCAGATACCGGGAAACGGCCGGGAGTATAGCTAAAGCAGGACATGCCGATATCTGAAATACCCTGCACCACTCCATCGTAAATGCCTGCCGCGGCAGTAAGGGTACCGCCGGGATAATAGTTGATTTTAATCTGCCCCTCACTGCGAGTTTGGATTTCTTCAATCCACTTTTCTGCCAGTATGGAATTCAGATGAGTAGAAGGGAAAAAGTTGGAAT is from Dehalococcoidales bacterium and encodes:
- a CDS encoding TRAP transporter substrate-binding protein, translating into MKRKFFTATLALVLLGQFALAGCGGSQEGVYELSYSNFFPSTHLNSILAEKWIEEIQTRSEGQIKINYYPGGTLTAAAGIYDGVVQGISDIGMSCFSYTPGRFPVSELVDLPHGYPSGYVATMAANDYYNEFEPAELKDVQPLYFHAHGPGVIISTQKKISTLDDLKGMVIRATGIGANVVKALGAEGYGVSQGEAYELMARGIVDGSYTPREVLKGWKQAEVVKYVTDCYEVGNTTMMFVVINKTKWNSLPDDLQEIISDVSSEWIEKHGMVWDYYDKAGIDYFLGLGGGREVIELSAEQVEIWKEAAVAPLIAQYTTDKTALGLEPDEYENYLLERVSYWAGKSPSAEDCVAWVEENLAEYLT